Genomic DNA from Niabella ginsenosidivorans:
CAGCGGGCGCGGAGGGCCCAGTGGCAGCGATGACGGTTTCTTTGGCAATACCACCAGCCTTCTTATAACAGCCTTTCCTGAACCGTTGATCGTTACAGAGATCGTTTTAACTCCTTCTGTTGTGAACCGTGTGGTAAAGATGCGTTCTGCCGAGCTGTTCAATGAGTTTGCATCCCCGTAGCGCCAGTCCCAGGACCTGGCTTTCTGGGAAACTTCTTCAAAGGTAACGGGATCACCAACATAGGCTGAGTCCGGCATTTTAATGATCGGCAATACCGTAGAATCAACTATTTCCGGTGCTTCTTCAATTGTGATTGTTTTATATGCGTAACACCGGCCATCCTGTATTAAAGTGATCACATACTGACCCGGAGCATCATAGGAATGCATTGCTGAAGCGATCTCTGTAAAATATCTTTGCTTCTGATGATCACCAAAGTCCCATTCCAGGCGTTTGAAATCTTTTACATTGGCTGAAAATCTTATAATGGTACCGGTTTGAAAATTGGTACCGGAAATATCAATATCAAAATCTGTACAGGGCTTATAATTTTTATAGCGTATCACAAAGGCTAAGGACGCAAGTATGCAGACAGCAAGTAACGTAATGATGACATTATCATCAAGACGAAAAACCATATATTGCTTTTTTTGCATATTATTTTACATTTAAAATCTTAATTTTATCGCTCCTTTTACTTAAGAGCAGTTAATCATGAACTACAAATTTTCTTTAATCATTCTGATAAGCACCCTACTCTTAAGCGGCTGCTTTCTAAGCAAAAAGGGATCGAAAACAGCGTCCTCAAAAGAAGATCCCTATAGTTCTATTATTTATGTTACAGACCCCAAACAGGATTCTATTGCAAAGGCACGGGCAGCCCAGCAACATAAACGGGAGCTTCTTTTCCATGAGGATTCTTTGTTAAAGGCGAAATATGCCCGTAATATGCAGATTCCGCCGGACAGTATCCGCGATGTAAGCCTGCCGCTTTACCGTTTTATTGACAACTGGATTTATACTCCATACCTGTGGGGGGGCACTACCCGAAAGGGCATCGACTGCTCTGCATTTGTACAAAGGCTTTTGGCAGAAGTATACGATGTGGAAGTACCGCGCACTTCGATCCAGCAATACCTTACAAGGAATGTGATCCCATTCAGGGGCCTTGATCGTTTAGAGGAAGGGGATCTGATCTTTTTCAAGACCATTGACGGTAACCCCATCACCCATGTGGGCCTGTATCTTAAAAACGGTTATTTTATCAATTCCGCATCAAAAGGGGTAACAATAGCCAATTTAAGAAGCGCCTACTGGGCATCAAAATATGTTTCCTGCGGAAGGATCAACCTTGCAAAGTCCACACGTATCAGAAATGTATCAAAGAACTAATTGATGGTTGTACTGCTCCTAATGCAGCGGGGCAGTGTTCATCAGCGTACGAAGCTGTGCGTTACAGTCGTTATAATCACGTGTCAATTGTGCATTTTCAGCTTTTAACGCTTCTACCTGGCGGGGCGCATCTCCCAGATCTGAAATGGTATTGGATGCTTCCAGGTAACGCTGGAAAACATCAATAACACTTTTGTTTAACCGGGAATACATGCTGCTGTCCTTGTATTGCAGGTTGTTCAAGACCCTCAGCTTTTCGCCGATAACAGAATTCAGATATGCTTTCTGAGCGCCCGGTTTCCTTAAAGAATCGATCAGAACCTTTGTTTCCTCCATCGTCTGCACAAAACGATCCTGTGCAGCCTCCTGCAGCTTAAAGATATTCAGTTGCTGGCGCATCATCCTGTTATCCTTTGTAGGCACCAGGGTATCAAAATAAAAAGCCACTAAAACAAACGCCATAGCCAGTATAAACAGCAGTAAAAACTTCCAGAATGCCTGCTGGCGCTCTTTTGCATTGATTACAATTTGTGCCATCCTCTATTTTATTATTTTGTCTGTTAAACGGATTATTAATCTGCCAGGAAAAAGCCCCGTTTTCTGGCCTGTACCTCTTCTTCCGGAACAATGAGCTTTTCTTTCACAAAAATTCCGGTTTCCTTTTTCTTACCAATATAATCAAGAGCGGCAAGGTTCGTGAACAACTGAAGGATGAGGGCGCAGAATTTTATATTCTTTTCGATCCCCTGGCGGATATTTAAGTGGTCATACCGGTAGTTGGTAATGCTGGTAATCTCCTCTTCAAGTTCCCCCTGGTTCACATTGCACCATTCTGTAAAATAATTGATCATTTCTTCTTTTGCAGAGCCCACATAAATATCTATTGCATTCTTTATGGTCCTTGCCAGGCCGGAAACTGACGTCATTAAATACACCGGTGTTCCAAACAGGACGCTGTGCCGGTAACTGCCATGTACCTGGGAGATATAGAACAGCACCTGCTCACTTAATTTCTGCACCGGTCCTATAAGATCGTTCTGCTGGTTCTTCTGAAGGATCTTTTGCAGGATCTGCAGGGTGTTCAGCTCCATTCTTCCAAAAAACTGTTCTGTTTCTGCATGATGCTGGATCAGGCTCTCATGACTGTTTACAGAAGTGCAGGGGGGAATATAGTCTTCCTCCAGGGAAACGGACTGATCCCTTATTATAACTTTCCCAACCGGCAGTTGAAACTCGCCCAGGGAGTTTAAAGAAGTTT
This window encodes:
- a CDS encoding C40 family peptidase is translated as MNYKFSLIILISTLLLSGCFLSKKGSKTASSKEDPYSSIIYVTDPKQDSIAKARAAQQHKRELLFHEDSLLKAKYARNMQIPPDSIRDVSLPLYRFIDNWIYTPYLWGGTTRKGIDCSAFVQRLLAEVYDVEVPRTSIQQYLTRNVIPFRGLDRLEEGDLIFFKTIDGNPITHVGLYLKNGYFINSASKGVTIANLRSAYWASKYVSCGRINLAKSTRIRNVSKN
- the tssO gene encoding type VI secretion system TssO, producing MAQIVINAKERQQAFWKFLLLFILAMAFVLVAFYFDTLVPTKDNRMMRQQLNIFKLQEAAQDRFVQTMEETKVLIDSLRKPGAQKAYLNSVIGEKLRVLNNLQYKDSSMYSRLNKSVIDVFQRYLEASNTISDLGDAPRQVEALKAENAQLTRDYNDCNAQLRTLMNTAPLH